The window ACGCGCAAGGCAGTGAGCACGGGCTTACGGCTCGCGCTCGACACCTCGGTATCCAACGCCTTCATCGGGGCCGTATCCGAAATGACACGGGTGATGCTCCATACGAACTGCCGCTCGCTCGCCTCGTGGTATTCCCTTGATGTACCGAAAGCCCCGTCGATATTCCTCCGCTATGAGGTATCGACGAAAGCGCTCTCGCATACGACATTCTCGTTCTGGCGGTTTTTTGAACAGCCCTGGGGCAGTAATGCGCTCACGGCGCCCGCAGCATATTGGGCGTTCACCCCGAACGACGACCGCGGCATCGGCATCTATTGGGACGCCGAATTGCGCCCCGACGCCGATATGTCCGTCTCCTGCACGATATATACCGGAAGCCCGAAGACCGACAGCAACTTCATCATGCGCGCCGTGGAGAACGTCATTGAGAAATAGCATCATCATGCTCATGCTCGCGGGAACGCTCGGCGCCTCCAATTTCCTGACAATGACGCCCGATGCCGTTGTAACCTCCTTCGCCGGCTGCGACAACGCCGTTTCGCGCGGCACGACGGCGCTCATCCTCAACCCCGCCGGGCTCACACGTTCCGAGGACTGGGAGGCGGCGCTCAGCCACCTCTTCTGGACCATGAGCGCATCGGGAATGGTCGCGGAATTCTCACCGCAATATGAATACGCAGGCGGCGTGGTCTCCCTCGGCCGTCATTCGGTCGGCATGAACATAGCGCACTACCACTACCCTCCCATCGACCTCGGTGACGGGAATCCGCTCAATGTCTTTTCCGGTTTTCTTTCCGGGGGATACGCCTATGACCTGGGCTTTCTCAGCGCCGGCGTCCGCGGGAAGGTCATCTGGGAAGTGCTTGCATCATACAGCGCCGCGGCCTTCGCTTTCGATGCAGGCGTCATCATGCCGTTCACATTTTTGAAACTCTATAAGGGCGTCACCCCGAACTGCCGCGTCGGCATCGCGCTCTATAATGTCGGCACACCCATCGTTCTCGTAAGCGAACCGGAGTATCTCCCGGGCCATCTCTCCATCGGCGCCGGTTATACGGTCTTTGACGGCGCGATCGGAACGCTCGATACCGCCCTTGACGGCAAATTCTTCTGGGGCAGCGATAATGGATACCGCCTCATATCCGTGCATGCGGCGACCGAATATCGTTTCCGCGAGCTCTTGTCGCTCCGGATGGGATATGCCGCTTCGCTCCCGATCGATCAAGGCGATACCGGAAGCTTTTCGCATACGGTATCAGCCGGTGTCGGTGCATCGTATCGTGTCGGCAGCATACGTTTTCGTTTCGATTACGCCGTCGGCATACCGCTCGTGGAGGACGGACAGGTATCGCATACCGCGACCCTCACGCTCCTCGGGGGCAGCAGTGAGGTCGTTACCGAATGAACCGTCCCTCCTGCAATAAATATGGAACTTTTTCCATTGCAGTGCGTTGTATACTGTGATCGGGAAGAAAACACCGAAAGGCGCCATGAAGGATGGCTCTTTGATCGACAGGCTTCAAGCCCGCGCACCGGAGGCGCAGAAGGAAGCCTATCAGCGGCACGGCCCTGAGCTATTCCGTTTCATACAATGGAATATGCGGGGAACGCTCACCGATGCCGAGGATGTGCTCCAAGAGGTCTTCATCAGTGCGTTCGAGAAGATCGATACGCTTTCCCCCGACGGGAACCTCAGGGCATGGCTGTACCGGATAGCGCGCAACAAATGCATCGATACCCGCCGGCGAGAGCGGTCGTACGGAAGATATACGAAGAAGGCCTACGAGGTACGGGAAGAGAGAACGATGGAAGATACCATAACGGCACAGGACATACAGGTACTGGTGGCGGGATCGGTACGGGAACTCCCCGACATCCTCCGCGCAGTGTTCACGATGCGCCAATACGAAGAGATGCCGTACGAGGAGATAGCGCTCGCGACCGAAACATCGCTGTCCCGGGTGAAAAAGGCCATGGCAAAAGCGGTGCTCATGCTCGGCGCCTCGCTGAAGAGCAAGGGCATATCGAAGGACATGCTGCGATGAAACGAACGTGCACACGCGAACGTGCCGTTGCATACGTCTACGGCATCATGAACGCCGCGGCAGCCGCATCCTATGAAAAGCACGCGGCTCATTGCGAACAGTGCAGCGCTCATATCGCCGCGATAGCATCCATCAAGGACATCGCATCACTCGGCGCACGAACGCTTTCACGCACCGTACCGCCGCTCAAGGACGCCCCATCGATACGGATCTCGTACGTTCCGCGCGCACTTGCCGCCGCTGCCGCCGTACTTATCATCATAACGGGCGGCGTACTCCTCTCGCTCCGCACACCGCGGCCGACCGTCATAAGCAAAGGAGCCGTTCAGCCCGCACCGGCAGGGATGCCCGCGAAGAGCTGGTGCTTCGCCACGAAAGGCGCGCTCCGCACGACACCGACCGTTGACGGGAATGCCGTGTTCTTCGGCAGCGACGATGCCCGCGTCTATGCGCTCGCTCCGGAGAGCGGCTCGCTCCTCTGGGAATACAGGACAGCAGGAAGGATAGCCTCGGTACCAATCATCGTCGGCAATGCGCTCTATGCAGCCTCGGCCGACGGTTATGTCTACTGCCTCGACAAAAAGAACGGGCTGCTTACATGGAAACGCGCCGTCGGGACCATCATCTTCTCCCAGCTCTGCGCCGACAAGAGCGGTGTTTTCGCTGCAACGGCCGAAGGTCTCGTCGTCGCGCTCGCGAACGATGGGAAGCAGCGCTGGCAGAAATCGCTCGGCACGCCGGTCATGAGCGCACTTGTCGGCGATGAACGAGCGATATTCTTCGGAACGCGTGACGGCGTCGTCTATGCGCTCGCAAAGAACGACGGCTCGCCGCTCTGGGGGCACATCACCGAAAGTCATTTCCTCACATCACGGCCGCGCATCGCCGGAGACCTCGTCGTCATGGGCGATACCGACGGCATGGTATACGCTATCGATCGCGCACGCGGAACGCTCGCGTGGCGCTTCAAGACCGGAGGCGCCGTCATCGCGGACATCGAAAGCCGCGAGGGGCTCATCTATGTCGCCTCGGACAAGGTGTACTGCGTGAGCGAAAGCGGACGCGAGGTGTGGCGCTTCGCGCCGGATACATCCATCGATGTGAACTGCATCATAAGCCCGACGGCGCTCACCATCGTCGACAAGTACAATTCATTCTACCATCTGCATCCGAAAAGCGGCATCTGCATGCGGCGCGAAACGCGTACATCGCCGGTGCTCGGCTTCGCCTATGCCGGATCGACCCTCTTCACCGCAGGCGATGACGGCAGTCTATGCGCGGTGAACGATAAATGAGATCAGCAACAGGAAGGAGCAGCATCATGAAAAGAACGGCAGCTATCATCGCAGCGATCATCGTCACCACGGCGGCGGCGAACGCGAACATCCTCGTGAGCAATGTCACCGCAACGGTGGTCAGTTCGAATGCGATACAGCTTACTTGGACGAATGCAGGGATAGCGCAGCTGTTCTACGTGCTCAGGAACACCGTGAATGATTCCAACACATCCTCGCTCCTCGTTGCATCGAACTCGAACGCATCGTCATATCTGAACACCGGGCTTACACCGAACACCACGTACTATTACTGGGTAAGATCATCGAACACGTTCGGCGTATCACCGTACAGCACGACATCATCTGCAACGACACTATCGAACAGCAACGCGCTACCCGCCGCGCCGGCAGGGCTCTTTGTCACGTATTCCAACAGCAATGAAGCGGCCGTGCGGTGGGGTTTCGTCAGCGGCGCCACCGGATATAAGATCTATCGCAGCAACAGCGGGCAACCCCAGTCGAACATCGCGGCGACAGGTGAAACGAATTTCACGAACACAGGACTTCTCTCGGGCACGATGTACTGGTACCGGGTATCGGCGACGAACAGCGCGGGTGAATCCGTGCTCAGCCCTTCGACAGCCGTTTATACGACGAATCTCACAGCACCGCCGTCGGCACCCGTTTCTGTCCTCGTATCCTATACCAACAGCAATGCGCTTGCCGTTCTATGGTCGACGTCCGGCGGCGCGACCGGCTATAAGCTCTATATGAGCAACAGCGGGCAGCCGCTTACGAACGTAGCGACCATCGCCGGGATACAATATACGAACACCGGCCTTCTCCCGGCAACGGCATATTACTTCTGGGTGTCAGCGACGAATATCTACGGCGCATCGGCGATGAGCGGCATGGTGTCCGCGATGACGCTCTCGAACAGCAATACCCCCCCCGCGGCGCCGGCATCGATCTGGCTGAGCTACACCAACACCAATGCGATCGGTGCATGCTGGTCGGTATCCTCAGGAGCGACCGGGTATCTGCTCCATCAGATATTCTACAGCACGACCAATACCACTGCATTGGCCGGCACCGGGTATACCAATACCGGACTCGTCGAATATGACTACTACACGTATTATGTGCAAGCCACCAACAGCTACGGGATATCCGCACTGTGCGGTCCTGTAGGAACGCTCACGCTCACCAACTCGAACGTTGCGCCTGCTGTTCCGGGCTCCATTTTGATAAACTACACCAATTCCAACGCGCTTGCCGTCCAGTGGTCGACGTCTTCCGGTGCTGCCGGGTATAAGCTCTATCGGAGCAACAGCGGCCAGCCGATCACGAACATCGCGAACGTCGCCGGGGTATACTATACGAATACCGGTCTTCTGCAGGAAATGGCCTATTATTTCTGGGTAACAGCGACGAACAGTTTCGGCGCATCGGCGATGAGCGCCATGGCATCCGCAACGACATTATCGAACAGTAACGCTGCACCAGCTGCGCCGGCTGGCCTCTTTGTAACGTATTCCAACAGTAATGAAGCGGCCATACGCTGGGGCTTCGTCAGCGGCGCCACCGGCTATAAGATATACCGCAGCAACAGCGGGCAGCCGCAGTCGAACATCGCGGCGACAGGGGGAACGAATTTCACGAACACCGGCCTCATCCCGGCGACGATGTATTTGTACTGGGTATCGGCGACGAACAGCGCGGGCGAATCCGCGCTCAGCATTCAGACTGCCGCCTACACGACGAACACGAACACCGTTCCGACCGCTCCGACCGGGCTCTGGACCTATTATTCTAACTTCACCGAAGGCGCGTTCCGTTGGGGTATGGTAAGCGGTGCGACCGGGTACAAGATTTACCGCAGCAACAGCGGTCAGCCGCAAACCTTGCAGGGAACGACATCAACGACAAATTTTACGAACACAGGCCTTACCCCTGCGAACTGGTACTACTACTGGGTATCGGCAACGAACGATATCGGTGAATCCCCGCTCAGCGCCGGATTGACCATCATCATTGCCACGAACACGAACACCCTGACAACGCCGTCAGCGCCGGCATCGTTCTCTGCGACCGCGCAGTCGGTCTCGGCTCTAAGGCTTATCTGGAGCGATGTTGCAAATGAATTCGGCTACCGGCTCTACCGCTCGACCGTAAGCAATATGGTACCGTCCACACCGCTCACCTCCCTTGCCGCGAACAGCATGCTGTATGACGATTACGGTCTGTCGAACGCGACAACGTATTACTACTGGATAGAAGCGACGAACTCCGCCGGGGCATCTGCGATGCGTTCTACGTTCGCTACCACGTTCATCGGCGGGAACTCGAACGTCGTTACGCGGGTCGATACTCCTTTTGTACGCGTATTCCAGGGTGATAAGCCGACTATACGCGTCACCGTACAGGATACCGGGAACACACGGATGCTCGTGCAAGTGCGCATTTACGATTTCACCTCGGGCAAGCATGTGCTCACCGTACCGGAGCATGAAGTGAACGCCGCGGAATACCGGTTCACCTGGGATAAGGTCGGCAGGGTGAAGAACGGGGTCTATCTCGTCGAGGTGCTCATGAAGCGCCCGGGCGAACAATATCGCGTGGTCTCACGCGAACGCGTGGTGGTCATAAAATAGCATATACCGCGAACGGTGTAACGACGGCATAACGCTCCTGGGGAAGCGGATGGATCTACTGGAGATATACATGTCAGGTGAAAATAGAACAGTTCGTTTCATGACATGTGACCATGCTGCAGAAGCCGGATCCGTAAAAGAAAATGATCTTAAGGGATCACGAGGCCTTCACTGTTTTTTCACTTGCAATTTGCCCTGTTCTTCGTTACACTCGTGACCATTCCCTCGAAAAGGTGTCCTATGATACGGTCCATCATCATTCTCGCCGCGGCAATGCTCCCGCTCGCAGCGCAAGTCGAGAACCTCGGCACGAACATCAACTCGCCATACGATGAGCTTGCACCGGTGATCGCCCCCGACGGGCAGACGATATAT is drawn from Spirochaetota bacterium and contains these coding sequences:
- a CDS encoding PorV/PorQ family protein gives rise to the protein MRNSIIMLMLAGTLGASNFLTMTPDAVVTSFAGCDNAVSRGTTALILNPAGLTRSEDWEAALSHLFWTMSASGMVAEFSPQYEYAGGVVSLGRHSVGMNIAHYHYPPIDLGDGNPLNVFSGFLSGGYAYDLGFLSAGVRGKVIWEVLASYSAAAFAFDAGVIMPFTFLKLYKGVTPNCRVGIALYNVGTPIVLVSEPEYLPGHLSIGAGYTVFDGAIGTLDTALDGKFFWGSDNGYRLISVHAATEYRFRELLSLRMGYAASLPIDQGDTGSFSHTVSAGVGASYRVGSIRFRFDYAVGIPLVEDGQVSHTATLTLLGGSSEVVTE
- a CDS encoding RNA polymerase sigma factor; amino-acid sequence: MIDRLQARAPEAQKEAYQRHGPELFRFIQWNMRGTLTDAEDVLQEVFISAFEKIDTLSPDGNLRAWLYRIARNKCIDTRRRERSYGRYTKKAYEVREERTMEDTITAQDIQVLVAGSVRELPDILRAVFTMRQYEEMPYEEIALATETSLSRVKKAMAKAVLMLGASLKSKGISKDMLR
- a CDS encoding PQQ-binding-like beta-propeller repeat protein, producing MKRTCTRERAVAYVYGIMNAAAAASYEKHAAHCEQCSAHIAAIASIKDIASLGARTLSRTVPPLKDAPSIRISYVPRALAAAAAVLIIITGGVLLSLRTPRPTVISKGAVQPAPAGMPAKSWCFATKGALRTTPTVDGNAVFFGSDDARVYALAPESGSLLWEYRTAGRIASVPIIVGNALYAASADGYVYCLDKKNGLLTWKRAVGTIIFSQLCADKSGVFAATAEGLVVALANDGKQRWQKSLGTPVMSALVGDERAIFFGTRDGVVYALAKNDGSPLWGHITESHFLTSRPRIAGDLVVMGDTDGMVYAIDRARGTLAWRFKTGGAVIADIESREGLIYVASDKVYCVSESGREVWRFAPDTSIDVNCIISPTALTIVDKYNSFYHLHPKSGICMRRETRTSPVLGFAYAGSTLFTAGDDGSLCAVNDK
- a CDS encoding fibronectin type III domain-containing protein — its product is MKRTAAIIAAIIVTTAAANANILVSNVTATVVSSNAIQLTWTNAGIAQLFYVLRNTVNDSNTSSLLVASNSNASSYLNTGLTPNTTYYYWVRSSNTFGVSPYSTTSSATTLSNSNALPAAPAGLFVTYSNSNEAAVRWGFVSGATGYKIYRSNSGQPQSNIAATGETNFTNTGLLSGTMYWYRVSATNSAGESVLSPSTAVYTTNLTAPPSAPVSVLVSYTNSNALAVLWSTSGGATGYKLYMSNSGQPLTNVATIAGIQYTNTGLLPATAYYFWVSATNIYGASAMSGMVSAMTLSNSNTPPAAPASIWLSYTNTNAIGACWSVSSGATGYLLHQIFYSTTNTTALAGTGYTNTGLVEYDYYTYYVQATNSYGISALCGPVGTLTLTNSNVAPAVPGSILINYTNSNALAVQWSTSSGAAGYKLYRSNSGQPITNIANVAGVYYTNTGLLQEMAYYFWVTATNSFGASAMSAMASATTLSNSNAAPAAPAGLFVTYSNSNEAAIRWGFVSGATGYKIYRSNSGQPQSNIAATGGTNFTNTGLIPATMYLYWVSATNSAGESALSIQTAAYTTNTNTVPTAPTGLWTYYSNFTEGAFRWGMVSGATGYKIYRSNSGQPQTLQGTTSTTNFTNTGLTPANWYYYWVSATNDIGESPLSAGLTIIIATNTNTLTTPSAPASFSATAQSVSALRLIWSDVANEFGYRLYRSTVSNMVPSTPLTSLAANSMLYDDYGLSNATTYYYWIEATNSAGASAMRSTFATTFIGGNSNVVTRVDTPFVRVFQGDKPTIRVTVQDTGNTRMLVQVRIYDFTSGKHVLTVPEHEVNAAEYRFTWDKVGRVKNGVYLVEVLMKRPGEQYRVVSRERVVVIK